In Porphyromonas cangingivalis, a genomic segment contains:
- the pyk gene encoding pyruvate kinase, with product MNKFTKIVATISDLKCDIPFLKSLVDEGVNVIRLNSAHMSKEGFDKVISNIRSVSRSVAVLMDTKGPEIRTTTCDEPLLLTTGMHIDLVANPEIKTTLEQISVNYTGFVHDVPVGASILFDDGEIELVVLANEGDRLKCGVLNDGVLGARKSVNVPGVKINLPSLTERDRATIQYCIENDVEFIAHSFVRNREDVLAIQEILDQHNSPIKIIAKIENQEGVSNIDEIIDVAYGIMVARGDLGIEIPLEKIPAIQSMIIEKCVLQKTPVIVATQMLHSMISSPRPTRAEVSDVANAIVLRTDAVMLSGETAYGKYPVEAVRTMRRIISEAETHRVYRARIKPDNTRMDVTAFLANQAVKSVEKLGVKAIITDSYSGRTARNLSAYRGSAPIYAICYNERVTRELALSYGIWTVYQERGSSKRGYYIKALKSLMNDKHIEKDDMVAYIGGSLHDKLGTTMLELNRVKDAIDFFENKEQ from the coding sequence ATGAATAAATTTACCAAGATAGTAGCCACCATATCGGATCTTAAATGTGACATACCCTTCTTGAAGAGTCTTGTCGATGAGGGGGTTAATGTCATCCGTCTCAACTCGGCACATATGTCCAAAGAGGGGTTCGACAAGGTCATCAGCAACATAAGATCTGTCAGTCGGTCTGTAGCGGTCTTGATGGACACGAAAGGGCCTGAGATACGTACAACCACCTGCGATGAGCCTTTGCTGCTTACTACGGGTATGCACATAGACCTTGTGGCAAATCCGGAGATCAAGACGACACTCGAACAAATATCTGTCAATTATACCGGCTTTGTTCACGATGTACCCGTAGGTGCCAGCATCCTCTTCGATGATGGAGAGATCGAGCTTGTGGTACTCGCCAACGAAGGTGACAGACTGAAGTGTGGTGTGCTTAACGATGGGGTACTCGGTGCCCGCAAGAGCGTCAATGTCCCCGGTGTAAAGATCAACCTCCCTTCGCTCACGGAGAGAGACAGGGCCACAATACAGTATTGTATAGAGAATGATGTGGAGTTCATCGCTCACTCATTCGTTCGCAACAGAGAAGATGTATTGGCGATCCAAGAGATATTGGATCAGCACAACAGTCCGATCAAAATCATTGCGAAGATCGAGAACCAGGAAGGGGTAAGTAACATAGATGAGATTATCGATGTGGCCTATGGTATCATGGTCGCACGTGGTGATCTTGGGATAGAGATACCCCTCGAGAAGATCCCTGCCATTCAAAGCATGATCATCGAAAAATGTGTGCTTCAGAAGACTCCTGTCATCGTGGCAACACAGATGTTGCACTCCATGATCAGTTCTCCTCGTCCCACAAGGGCAGAAGTCTCCGATGTGGCGAACGCCATTGTCCTTCGTACCGATGCAGTCATGCTCAGCGGAGAGACCGCTTATGGCAAATATCCGGTCGAAGCAGTCCGCACCATGCGTCGTATCATCAGCGAAGCCGAAACCCATCGTGTATATAGAGCAAGGATAAAACCCGACAACACAAGGATGGACGTCACCGCATTCCTTGCAAATCAAGCCGTAAAGAGCGTCGAGAAGCTGGGTGTGAAGGCCATCATCACCGACAGCTATTCGGGACGGACAGCCCGTAATCTTTCGGCCTATCGTGGCTCGGCTCCCATATATGCGATCTGCTACAATGAGCGGGTCACTCGTGAGCTTGCACTCTCTTATGGTATATGGACAGTATATCAGGAGAGAGGGTCGAGCAAGAGAGGCTACTACATCAAGGCTCTAAAGAGTCTGATGAATGATAAGCACATCGAGAAGGACGACATGGTGGCATACATCGGTGGGAGTCTGCATGATAAGTTGGGTACAACGATGCTTGAGCTCAACAGAGTCAAGGATGCCATAGACTTCTTCGAGAACAAGGAGCAATAA
- a CDS encoding O-methyltransferase translates to MIEDHQRQLLLEEYIEAHTDPEPETLAALARKANLRLVSPRMMSGHLQGRLLKMFVRMQRPRKILELGTYSAYATACMAEALPDGSSITTIEIFDELKPFITDAIESLGFSDKVTPLIGNALEILPTLPLEEFDMVYIDANKRHYVEYIEMIEDRLPIGAVVIADNTLWDGKVIDEKEQDEQTVAIRKFNDRMMASKKFEKLILPIRDGLTIMYKISA, encoded by the coding sequence ATGATTGAAGATCATCAAAGACAATTACTTCTCGAAGAGTATATCGAAGCCCACACAGATCCGGAACCTGAGACATTAGCGGCTTTGGCTCGCAAGGCCAACTTGCGACTTGTGAGCCCTCGTATGATGTCGGGGCATCTCCAAGGTCGTCTGCTCAAGATGTTTGTAAGGATGCAGAGACCACGCAAGATATTGGAGTTGGGGACTTATTCTGCCTATGCTACTGCCTGCATGGCCGAAGCTCTACCGGACGGTTCGAGCATCACCACGATAGAGATCTTTGACGAACTTAAGCCGTTTATCACAGATGCCATTGAGAGTCTGGGCTTCTCTGACAAAGTGACCCCTCTCATAGGCAATGCATTGGAGATACTTCCGACACTACCTCTGGAGGAGTTCGACATGGTTTACATCGATGCCAATAAGCGTCACTATGTCGAGTATATTGAAATGATCGAAGACCGACTCCCTATCGGGGCGGTTGTGATAGCCGACAACACGTTGTGGGATGGAAAAGTCATCGATGAGAAAGAGCAAGACGAGCAGACTGTAGCCATTCGGAAGTTCAACGATAGGATGATGGCATCCAAGAAGTTTGAGAAGCTCATCCTCCCGATAAGAGACGGTCTCACCATCATGTATAAGATTTCTGCTTAA
- the rbfA gene encoding 30S ribosome-binding factor RbfA has protein sequence MDSLRTTKISRLLQKELGELFRLETQKMRGMMISVTEVRVSPDLSIARVYLSIFPEDNSKAVIKAIQERAATVRFDLGKQVGSQLRKIPELIFHLDTSISYAERIDELLRQNPTSPVSEDEEQ, from the coding sequence ATGGACTCATTAAGAACAACAAAAATATCACGATTACTTCAGAAGGAGTTGGGCGAACTATTTCGTCTGGAAACTCAAAAGATGAGAGGGATGATGATCTCGGTGACAGAAGTCAGAGTATCTCCCGACTTGAGCATCGCAAGGGTTTATCTGAGCATTTTTCCCGAAGACAACTCGAAAGCGGTCATCAAGGCTATACAAGAGCGTGCTGCGACAGTAAGATTCGACCTCGGTAAGCAGGTAGGATCACAGTTGAGAAAGATACCCGAACTCATCTTTCACTTGGACACGTCGATCTCTTATGCCGAACGCATTGACGAGCTTCTCCGTCAAAATCCTACCTCTCCCGTGAGTGAAGACGAAGAGCAGTAA
- a CDS encoding ABC transporter permease, which yields MKNEISIASLIAGRYFFSKKSTHAVNIIAIVAVIGIAIVTAAMVCILSIFNGFEGFITSQISTISPEYRIVHKDGKVFSAKECVGLPSFQEAVGEHHTLAFESQAIANYANNHTIVNLLGVDSTYFSLLPIASLVVDGETGVGDETLPTAMSELGVAARLGAGIGYMEPMELVVAKREGRISMTMPHRSFNKVSVPITGIIQTDQPEHENLVVVPLSLVQRLQLYPSDAVTAIFMGKIQDKTKVKQLQEALPKHLTLQDKYQQYPDIYKVLKVEKWISFALLIFVLFLSLFSVISTLGMLIIEKKEDSKVLNILGARQSMLDKIILFEGWLLSITGLIIGLVVGLGVTYLQQIFGFIKLENISSGVFILDAYPVKVIWTDILSIVMVILLIGWTSSVLAHKIFGKRTMIS from the coding sequence ATGAAAAACGAAATCAGTATAGCAAGCTTGATTGCCGGCAGGTATTTTTTCTCCAAAAAGAGTACCCATGCTGTCAATATCATTGCCATAGTGGCAGTGATAGGCATTGCCATCGTGACAGCTGCAATGGTGTGTATTCTCTCGATCTTCAATGGTTTTGAGGGCTTTATCACCTCTCAGATCTCAACCATCTCTCCTGAGTACAGGATAGTACACAAGGATGGTAAGGTCTTCTCTGCCAAAGAGTGTGTGGGCTTACCATCTTTTCAAGAAGCTGTCGGAGAGCATCATACTCTTGCCTTTGAGAGCCAAGCCATCGCCAACTATGCCAACAACCACACGATCGTCAACCTTCTGGGAGTAGACTCGACCTACTTCTCACTCTTGCCGATAGCATCGCTCGTCGTCGATGGGGAAACCGGAGTCGGAGACGAAACCCTACCGACAGCGATGTCGGAGCTCGGCGTAGCAGCAAGATTGGGTGCGGGTATTGGTTATATGGAGCCTATGGAGTTAGTCGTCGCCAAGAGAGAGGGCCGTATCTCCATGACTATGCCGCATAGGAGCTTCAATAAGGTCAGTGTTCCCATCACAGGAATTATCCAGACAGATCAACCTGAGCACGAAAACTTGGTTGTTGTTCCTCTTTCACTCGTCCAAAGACTTCAGCTATATCCCTCGGATGCAGTCACTGCAATTTTCATGGGGAAAATCCAGGACAAGACCAAAGTCAAACAACTACAAGAGGCTCTGCCCAAGCATCTGACTCTACAGGACAAGTACCAACAGTATCCTGATATCTACAAGGTCCTCAAGGTCGAGAAGTGGATATCTTTTGCCTTGCTCATCTTCGTTTTGTTTCTCTCACTCTTCAGCGTCATAAGTACTTTAGGCATGCTTATCATCGAAAAAAAGGAAGATAGCAAAGTGCTGAACATCCTCGGTGCAAGGCAGTCGATGCTGGATAAAATTATTCTCTTTGAGGGGTGGTTGCTCTCCATCACAGGGCTGATTATAGGACTTGTCGTGGGGCTTGGGGTTACTTACCTGCAGCAGATATTTGGGTTTATCAAGCTTGAGAATATATCCTCCGGGGTCTTTATTTTGGATGCCTATCCAGTAAAGGTCATTTGGACAGACATCCTGAGTATCGTCATGGTCATCCTTCTCATAGGTTGGACGAGCAGTGTCCTTGCCCATAAGATCTTTGGAAAAAGGACTATGATCTCGTGA
- a CDS encoding phosphatidylserine decarboxylase family protein translates to MKLYRKRKVKLHSEGTGFLIGVFILFFFTDIYLYYALNSKIAFYIVLPITLILFGLVLNFFRSPLRRFPSDPEGKVIASADGTIVAIEQVYEPEYLQQDCIMVSIFMSIFNVHANWYPVDGIVKYVRHHEGRFMAAYLPKSSVENERSTVVIRTMDKHDILVRQVAGAVAKRIVTYPKEGEECYIDDHMGFIKFGSRVDVYIPLGSEVLVKMDEKVTGNQTILAHLPQA, encoded by the coding sequence ATGAAACTATACAGAAAGCGCAAAGTCAAACTACATAGCGAAGGGACAGGATTCTTGATCGGAGTATTTATACTGTTCTTCTTCACAGATATATATCTGTACTACGCGTTGAATTCGAAGATCGCCTTCTATATCGTGCTTCCGATCACACTCATCTTGTTTGGCTTGGTGCTCAACTTCTTTCGTTCGCCCCTGAGGAGGTTTCCTTCGGATCCGGAAGGGAAGGTCATTGCATCCGCAGATGGTACCATTGTTGCCATTGAACAAGTCTATGAACCCGAATACCTTCAGCAGGACTGCATCATGGTTTCGATCTTTATGAGCATCTTCAACGTACATGCCAACTGGTACCCCGTCGATGGTATCGTAAAGTATGTGAGGCACCATGAAGGGCGTTTCATGGCTGCCTATTTGCCCAAGAGCAGTGTGGAGAATGAACGCTCTACGGTGGTCATCCGCACGATGGACAAGCATGACATCTTAGTTCGCCAGGTGGCCGGAGCAGTTGCGAAGCGCATCGTGACTTACCCCAAAGAAGGAGAAGAGTGCTACATCGATGACCATATGGGATTTATCAAGTTTGGCTCACGAGTCGATGTCTATATCCCATTAGGAAGCGAAGTTCTTGTCAAGATGGATGAGAAGGTGACAGGTAATCAGACCATACTTGCCCACCTTCCCCAAGCATAA
- the pssA gene encoding CDP-diacylglycerol--serine O-phosphatidyltransferase, translating into MKIRQHIPNLLSLSNATSGAMGAYFAAHGAFTTAMICMGVGLVADFFDGFMARKLNAFSPLGKDLDSLADAISFGVAPAMMMTVALQQLGFFFPWLAFLIVPASVYRLAKFNHDERQSTSFIGLPTPANALFWASLAYWITTHVTLIEGLPRMIAYKVYALWPVLIIFMSWLLISEVPMFSLKGGRPTWQKDKGLFIVLGVAVVSIPLMGLGAFVPTIGAYILCNLVGHLRNKK; encoded by the coding sequence ATGAAGATAAGACAGCACATCCCAAATCTCCTAAGTCTTTCAAATGCAACAAGTGGTGCCATGGGTGCTTATTTTGCTGCGCATGGGGCTTTCACCACTGCAATGATTTGTATGGGGGTGGGGCTTGTCGCAGACTTCTTTGACGGATTTATGGCTCGTAAGCTGAATGCCTTCTCACCTTTAGGAAAAGACTTGGACTCTTTGGCTGATGCCATCTCATTCGGAGTAGCACCTGCAATGATGATGACAGTTGCACTCCAACAATTGGGCTTCTTCTTTCCTTGGTTGGCATTTCTTATCGTTCCGGCATCCGTATATAGATTGGCAAAGTTCAATCACGATGAGAGACAATCAACATCATTCATCGGCCTACCTACTCCGGCCAACGCCCTTTTTTGGGCAAGTTTGGCTTACTGGATCACAACTCATGTGACCTTGATAGAAGGACTTCCAAGGATGATAGCATATAAGGTTTACGCTCTTTGGCCGGTACTTATAATCTTTATGTCATGGCTTCTCATCAGCGAGGTTCCGATGTTTTCGCTCAAAGGTGGAAGGCCGACTTGGCAGAAAGACAAGGGGCTGTTCATTGTGCTCGGTGTCGCTGTTGTAAGCATCCCCCTCATGGGTTTGGGAGCATTTGTCCCGACTATCGGGGCATACATCCTCTGTAACCTTGTCGGTCACCTCAGAAACAAAAAATAA
- a CDS encoding histidine phosphatase family protein, translated as MRILIVRHAETIENTFRICQGQMDGQLSEKGHWEAEQVALRLKDIDISVCYTSDLKRASDTCARIAVMNPHLSSVRPDVRLRERFFGSMQGKVFPPDYDETHYPPETEPVTDMAQRLRDLLNDLIDLYAGTDKTILLVSHGFTIRVLVAILRGFALEKVWTVPEILNTSVTVFDHTLDKGWIERLFNDASHTTV; from the coding sequence ATGCGGATACTTATTGTGCGTCATGCCGAGACGATCGAGAATACTTTTAGGATTTGTCAAGGGCAAATGGATGGACAACTGTCCGAAAAGGGACATTGGGAAGCAGAGCAGGTTGCTTTGAGATTAAAGGATATAGATATATCTGTCTGCTATACAAGTGATTTGAAGAGGGCTTCAGATACCTGTGCTCGTATAGCTGTCATGAACCCTCACCTCTCCTCCGTCCGACCCGATGTGAGACTGCGAGAACGCTTCTTCGGTTCCATGCAAGGTAAGGTCTTTCCTCCTGATTATGACGAGACGCACTATCCTCCGGAAACTGAGCCTGTGACGGATATGGCTCAGAGGCTGAGAGACCTATTGAATGACTTGATAGACCTATATGCCGGTACGGACAAAACAATCTTGCTGGTCAGTCATGGATTTACGATAAGGGTATTGGTTGCCATCCTGAGAGGCTTCGCTCTCGAAAAGGTCTGGACTGTCCCTGAGATATTGAATACATCAGTGACTGTTTTTGACCATACTTTAGATAAGGGTTGGATCGAACGATTATTTAATGATGCGTCACACACCACAGTGTGA
- a CDS encoding cob(I)yrinic acid a,c-diamide adenosyltransferase gives MKETGLVHIYTGNGKGKTTAAVGLTTRALGGGFKVLYCSFHKRPEKYQNCEYDSLRALGAEVLHFAKGHPGLDKRIDPSVQVVELAEALPYLAQRLKEDPPQLLVMDEIIISVRDKFLSEEALIEFVKNKPANTELVMTGRGATPALMEVADYVSEICKIKHPFDKNIRSRKGIEY, from the coding sequence ATGAAAGAAACAGGATTGGTACACATATATACCGGTAATGGAAAGGGAAAGACTACGGCGGCCGTAGGGCTCACAACGAGGGCTTTGGGTGGTGGATTCAAGGTGTTGTATTGCTCTTTTCACAAGAGACCGGAGAAGTATCAAAATTGTGAATACGACAGTCTTAGAGCCTTGGGGGCAGAGGTCTTACACTTTGCCAAGGGGCATCCGGGGTTAGACAAACGTATAGATCCCTCGGTGCAGGTGGTTGAGCTTGCAGAAGCTCTGCCATATCTTGCTCAGAGACTTAAAGAGGATCCGCCACAACTTTTGGTCATGGATGAGATCATCATTTCCGTGAGGGATAAGTTTTTGTCCGAAGAAGCATTGATAGAGTTCGTGAAAAATAAACCCGCCAACACAGAGCTTGTGATGACGGGTAGGGGAGCTACGCCTGCTCTTATGGAAGTGGCTGATTATGTCTCTGAAATATGTAAAATAAAGCACCCTTTCGACAAGAATATCCGTAGTCGTAAAGGTATAGAGTATTGA
- a CDS encoding diphthine--ammonia ligase: MKIFVSWSGGKDCMFALFRHLQDHPGTEVHALLHMKRKTSAHGFGEDVIIEQAEAMGIPLCIQTVGPDGYEAAFKGALEHFKAEGVFTGLFGDIYLEEHKVWVERVCSEVGVRPLFPLWGETTPDLIKDFVSSGFKTLVVAMRSDLKPDVFLGRVIDEKFINEFGQLSDVDLCGEHGEYHTYVFDGPLFRRPATYAMGEIYEEKKHRILPIHAKQ; this comes from the coding sequence ATGAAGATATTTGTTTCATGGAGTGGGGGGAAAGATTGTATGTTTGCCTTATTCAGGCACCTACAAGATCATCCAGGTACAGAGGTGCATGCACTGTTGCACATGAAGAGAAAGACTTCAGCGCATGGCTTTGGGGAGGATGTCATCATTGAGCAGGCCGAGGCCATGGGGATCCCTTTGTGTATCCAAACTGTAGGGCCGGACGGATATGAGGCTGCGTTCAAGGGCGCATTGGAGCACTTCAAGGCGGAAGGAGTCTTTACGGGGCTCTTTGGTGATATTTATCTCGAAGAGCATAAGGTCTGGGTGGAGCGTGTTTGCAGTGAGGTCGGGGTACGACCACTTTTCCCTCTTTGGGGAGAGACGACTCCTGATCTCATCAAGGATTTTGTGTCGTCCGGATTCAAGACACTTGTCGTTGCCATGCGCTCAGATCTCAAGCCGGATGTTTTTCTCGGACGAGTCATTGATGAGAAGTTTATAAATGAGTTTGGACAGCTGAGTGATGTTGATCTTTGTGGAGAACATGGTGAATATCATACTTATGTCTTTGATGGTCCATTGTTCAGGAGGCCGGCTACATACGCTATGGGAGAGATTTATGAAGAGAAAAAGCATAGGATTTTACCTATACATGCAAAACAATAA
- a CDS encoding aminodeoxychorismate synthase component I codes for MTGSYEKSYREVIEEINAFGKRREACLFILDFEQKKGIFIPNPMAQEEVLFSINGSTNAPSVAPQKDITLHANPIPYEVYKEKFDIVDHGLRRGDTFLCNLTVSTPVQLNAHLRDVFFATQARYKLYVPGRFVCFSPEIFITINAQGEIASHPMKGTIDASIPNAEEIILNDYKETAEHNTIVDLIRNDLNIVSDYVRVEKFRYIDAIQLPNGRGLLQVSSKIVGRLSQQYHDRLGTIIDRLLPAGSISGAPKEATLDIIRRAEGDPRGYYTGIVGYYDGKTLDTGVLIRFIEEVGEGHKNFRSGGGITINSNPEEEYKEVIQKVYIPLL; via the coding sequence ATGACAGGATCATACGAGAAGAGCTATCGAGAAGTGATAGAGGAAATAAACGCCTTCGGCAAGCGTCGGGAGGCGTGCCTTTTCATATTGGATTTCGAACAAAAGAAAGGGATCTTTATCCCCAATCCTATGGCACAAGAAGAGGTGCTTTTCTCCATCAATGGTAGTACCAACGCTCCCTCCGTTGCCCCACAAAAAGACATCACTCTCCACGCGAATCCGATACCCTACGAAGTGTACAAGGAGAAGTTTGATATCGTCGATCACGGACTCAGACGAGGTGACACTTTTCTTTGCAACCTGACCGTATCCACTCCTGTTCAGCTCAATGCACACCTGAGGGATGTTTTCTTTGCGACTCAAGCTCGTTACAAACTCTATGTCCCGGGCAGATTTGTATGCTTTTCGCCCGAAATATTCATCACCATCAATGCCCAAGGAGAGATTGCCTCACACCCGATGAAAGGCACCATAGATGCCTCCATACCTAATGCTGAAGAAATCATCCTCAACGACTACAAAGAGACTGCCGAACACAATACCATCGTGGACTTGATACGAAATGATCTCAATATAGTATCGGATTATGTACGTGTGGAAAAGTTCAGATATATAGATGCAATTCAGCTCCCAAACGGTCGAGGGCTCCTTCAAGTCAGCTCAAAGATCGTCGGTAGACTCTCTCAGCAGTATCATGATCGCTTAGGAACCATAATAGACCGTCTGCTTCCTGCGGGATCCATCTCCGGAGCTCCCAAGGAGGCAACCCTTGACATTATCCGAAGAGCAGAGGGTGATCCGCGCGGATACTACACGGGAATCGTTGGTTATTATGATGGAAAAACTCTCGATACAGGTGTCTTGATACGCTTCATCGAGGAGGTTGGAGAGGGGCATAAAAACTTTAGGAGCGGTGGTGGCATCACCATCAACAGCAATCCTGAAGAAGAGTACAAAGAGGTGATCCAAAAGGTGTACATTCCTTTGCTTTAA
- a CDS encoding aminotransferase class IV codes for MIPGNSSSTLIETFEVVHGVLQRVDLHHKRMCRSGQIHGFCPPSLEEVTSAICDLIRRDNLSEHPSLRCTVEYRTNIIGCRAIPYHIRAIHALLLIESTDSIEYADKWSDRTCFDPLSALCTKGQEPLIIRENLLTDTTYTNVVIERNGEYLTPDRPLLAGTRRQYYLDQGVIRTADLTIQDTLEADRIHLINAMMPLGALTISPENISII; via the coding sequence ATGATACCCGGCAACAGCTCTTCTACCCTGATCGAGACCTTTGAGGTCGTTCATGGGGTTCTACAACGCGTCGACCTACATCACAAACGTATGTGTAGGAGTGGGCAGATACATGGCTTCTGTCCTCCAAGCCTGGAAGAAGTAACATCAGCCATCTGCGATCTCATACGCCGAGATAATCTGTCCGAGCACCCGTCTTTGAGATGTACCGTAGAGTATCGCACAAACATCATCGGCTGCCGAGCTATTCCATACCATATCAGAGCCATTCATGCCTTACTACTCATCGAATCTACTGACAGTATCGAATATGCCGACAAGTGGAGCGACCGTACCTGTTTTGATCCACTTTCAGCACTCTGCACAAAGGGGCAAGAACCTCTGATCATCCGAGAAAACCTCCTGACAGACACGACATATACCAATGTCGTGATCGAGAGAAATGGCGAATATCTCACCCCCGATCGCCCTCTACTGGCAGGTACCCGTCGTCAGTATTACCTTGATCAAGGGGTAATCCGGACTGCAGACCTCACCATACAAGACACCCTCGAAGCAGATCGTATCCATCTCATCAATGCCATGATGCCATTGGGAGCCCTCACCATTTCTCCGGAAAACATCTCCATTATCTGA
- the purH gene encoding bifunctional phosphoribosylaminoimidazolecarboxamide formyltransferase/IMP cyclohydrolase: MSNIKINRALVSVFNKDGLEDVIKCLSRHEVELISTGGTQAFINNLGIECTAVEDLTAYPSILGGRVKTLHPSIFGGILTRRDNQEDKNQCEMYDISPIDLVIVDLYPFVDTVKNGGTTEEIIEKIDIGGVSLIRAAAKNHKDVVIISAKDGYAELTKILDSQNGETTLEQRKQFAKKAFAVTAQYDTAISRYFAQGSLDTDEGLTLSFGQSESLRYGENPHQKGEFYGDIRDRFDFIQGKQLSYNNLLDVDTAVHLVEEFDDPTCAILKHNTPCGIASRATALEAYITALSCDPVSAFGGIIVINREVTKEIAEEIDKLFFEVLIAPAYTQEALDIFGKREKRIILLDKKGRDDTVHSYRTILGGLLAQERDTRIETKDDLKVVTTKMPTKDEIETMLFAMKVVKYCKSNAIVLAKERQVLGAGYGQTSRVDALRHAIEKARAMGFDLQGAVLASDAFFPFSDCVEIADKAGVTAVIQPGGSIKDQLSIDYCNEHDMAMCFTGIRHFRH; this comes from the coding sequence ATGAGTAATATCAAGATAAACAGAGCATTAGTATCGGTGTTCAACAAGGACGGACTGGAAGATGTCATCAAGTGTCTGTCTCGTCATGAAGTCGAACTGATCTCTACGGGAGGTACACAGGCGTTCATCAATAACTTAGGTATAGAGTGTACGGCTGTTGAGGACCTTACGGCTTATCCATCCATTCTTGGAGGGAGAGTCAAAACCCTACACCCTTCGATATTTGGGGGAATCCTTACACGTCGTGACAATCAAGAGGACAAAAATCAGTGTGAAATGTATGACATCTCACCTATCGATCTCGTCATCGTTGATCTTTACCCTTTTGTCGATACTGTAAAAAATGGAGGCACGACTGAAGAAATCATCGAGAAAATTGATATCGGAGGTGTATCATTGATCCGTGCGGCAGCAAAAAATCATAAAGATGTCGTCATCATCTCGGCAAAGGATGGTTATGCCGAACTAACAAAGATACTTGACAGTCAGAATGGAGAGACGACACTTGAGCAACGTAAGCAATTCGCAAAGAAAGCATTCGCCGTCACAGCACAGTACGACACAGCCATTTCGAGATATTTTGCTCAAGGTTCTCTTGACACAGATGAAGGACTAACTTTATCCTTCGGTCAGTCCGAAAGCCTGAGATATGGAGAAAACCCACATCAGAAGGGCGAGTTTTACGGAGACATCCGTGACCGTTTTGACTTCATCCAAGGCAAGCAGCTCTCATACAACAATCTTTTGGATGTGGATACTGCCGTTCATCTTGTCGAAGAGTTTGACGATCCGACTTGTGCTATTCTGAAACACAATACCCCATGTGGCATTGCGAGCAGAGCGACAGCTCTTGAGGCTTACATCACAGCTCTTTCTTGTGATCCTGTATCGGCTTTTGGGGGGATCATAGTCATCAACAGAGAGGTCACCAAGGAGATTGCTGAAGAGATAGACAAACTATTTTTTGAAGTCTTGATTGCCCCTGCTTATACACAAGAAGCTCTCGACATCTTTGGAAAGAGAGAGAAGCGAATTATCTTGCTGGACAAGAAAGGTCGAGACGACACTGTCCACTCCTACCGAACAATCTTAGGTGGTCTACTCGCACAAGAGCGCGACACTCGCATAGAGACAAAAGATGATCTAAAAGTCGTCACAACGAAGATGCCGACGAAGGATGAGATCGAGACAATGCTCTTTGCGATGAAAGTCGTAAAGTACTGTAAATCCAATGCAATAGTCCTTGCAAAGGAGAGACAGGTACTTGGTGCCGGCTACGGACAGACATCGAGAGTAGATGCTCTCCGTCATGCTATCGAAAAAGCAAGGGCAATGGGATTTGATCTCCAAGGAGCAGTATTGGCTTCAGATGCCTTCTTCCCTTTTTCAGACTGTGTGGAGATTGCAGACAAGGCAGGTGTGACAGCCGTGATCCAACCCGGAGGCTCTATCAAAGACCAACTCTCCATAGACTACTGCAATGAGCACGATATGGCGATGTGCTTCACGGGGATCAGACACTTCAGACATTGA